In Archangium violaceum, the following are encoded in one genomic region:
- a CDS encoding discoidin domain-containing protein, with protein MRMPDTRWSTLALKQPLGLIAAGLCLFAPGLASAFCVYNEVGTNANVKVPEGDFSTNLSPGTNGCCNWGEKSCNPSGSREAMLRAQIEAGSFNCVVAMQAGGYALIQQEDRSHLGLPPNYYCVSYNYNHQLVSQSNYGIGAQTRDVRFLITGDPQYQNSGDNTRADQTLASMINTLSGNWQVRGVVVAGDLTQNSRTRDEFSWYKKAISGYSRFVFDGLGNHDMEPPNTTQETACDIAGPAGQHCVDPGAIQADIHDRKRATSLTLQGNPHYSWDWHDVHFVQLNLFPGNEASPGFSKYSPKGSLSFLLLDLATSVGTSGRPVVLIHHYGFDDFSIGVEKPEEVWWTEAERIAYWDVIANYNVVAIFSGHDHRVADQGFQLPFVRPASRTSGPPSIPTFVSGAATSGAFLDVQMDANKMHITRKNQYGNPSGLYAQVQFPVNLALGKPTTQSSTDYNGISSRAVDGSLSGNYSQNSTTHTRESPMDSQPWWEVDLLSVQQLGTVLLHNRTDCCSARLSNFKLMVSNDKVSWQEFQHPGQASRVTGFAVNRSARYVRVQLNGTGILSLAEVQVFQRENLALGRPASQSSLLNSAEAWKAVDGNTDGVFPNLSVTHTLGAPTDPQPWWRVDLQADRWIGSVVLYNRTDCCSTRLSNFKLLVSSDGVTWQEYYHAGAAGPVTTLAVNRYGRHVKIQLAGPDPLSLAEVQVF; from the coding sequence ATGCGCATGCCCGACACGCGCTGGTCGACCCTTGCCTTGAAGCAACCCCTGGGCCTCATCGCCGCGGGACTGTGCTTGTTCGCGCCAGGGCTCGCCTCGGCGTTCTGCGTCTACAACGAGGTCGGCACCAACGCCAACGTGAAGGTGCCCGAAGGGGATTTCAGCACCAATCTCTCTCCTGGGACGAATGGGTGCTGCAATTGGGGCGAGAAGTCCTGCAACCCCTCGGGCTCACGCGAAGCCATGCTTCGCGCGCAGATCGAGGCGGGCTCCTTCAACTGCGTGGTCGCGATGCAGGCGGGAGGGTATGCGCTCATCCAGCAGGAGGACCGCTCCCACCTGGGCCTTCCGCCGAACTACTACTGCGTTTCCTACAACTACAACCATCAGCTCGTGAGTCAGTCGAACTACGGCATTGGCGCCCAGACACGGGATGTCCGGTTCCTGATCACGGGTGATCCTCAGTACCAGAACAGCGGGGACAACACGCGCGCCGACCAGACGTTGGCGTCGATGATCAACACCCTCAGCGGCAACTGGCAGGTGCGGGGTGTGGTGGTCGCGGGAGACCTGACCCAGAACTCGCGGACCCGGGATGAGTTCTCCTGGTACAAGAAAGCCATATCGGGCTACTCCCGGTTCGTCTTCGATGGCCTGGGCAACCACGACATGGAGCCGCCGAACACCACGCAGGAGACCGCGTGCGACATCGCGGGCCCCGCGGGCCAGCACTGTGTCGATCCCGGTGCCATCCAGGCAGACATCCATGACCGCAAGCGGGCCACGTCCCTGACGCTCCAGGGCAACCCCCACTACTCCTGGGACTGGCACGACGTCCACTTCGTCCAGCTCAACCTCTTCCCCGGCAACGAGGCGTCTCCCGGATTCTCCAAATACTCGCCCAAGGGCAGCCTCTCCTTCCTCCTGCTGGATCTCGCCACCTCCGTCGGCACCTCGGGCCGGCCCGTGGTGCTCATCCACCACTACGGGTTCGATGACTTCTCCATTGGCGTGGAAAAGCCCGAAGAGGTGTGGTGGACAGAAGCGGAACGCATCGCCTACTGGGATGTCATCGCGAACTACAATGTCGTCGCGATCTTCTCCGGCCATGATCACAGGGTCGCCGACCAGGGTTTCCAGCTCCCCTTCGTCCGGCCCGCGAGCCGGACCTCCGGTCCTCCGAGCATCCCGACCTTCGTGTCTGGCGCGGCCACGTCTGGAGCGTTCCTGGACGTGCAGATGGACGCCAACAAGATGCACATCACCCGGAAGAACCAGTACGGCAACCCCTCGGGTCTGTACGCTCAGGTTCAATTCCCGGTCAACCTGGCGCTCGGCAAGCCCACGACGCAGTCCTCCACCGACTACAACGGCATCTCCTCCCGGGCAGTGGATGGCAGCCTCAGCGGCAATTACAGCCAGAATTCGACCACCCACACCCGCGAGTCCCCCATGGACTCTCAGCCGTGGTGGGAAGTGGACCTGCTGAGCGTGCAACAGCTCGGGACCGTGCTCCTCCACAACCGCACGGATTGCTGCTCGGCGCGGCTGTCGAACTTCAAGCTGATGGTGTCCAACGACAAGGTATCCTGGCAGGAGTTCCAGCATCCCGGCCAGGCGAGCCGGGTGACGGGCTTCGCGGTGAACCGCTCCGCCAGGTACGTGCGGGTCCAGCTCAACGGAACCGGCATCCTCAGCCTCGCCGAGGTCCAGGTCTTCCAGCGGGAGAACCTGGCGCTGGGCAGGCCCGCCTCGCAGTCGTCGCTGCTCAACAGCGCGGAGGCCTGGAAGGCGGTGGATGGAAATACCGACGGAGTCTTCCCCAATCTGTCGGTCACCCACACGCTCGGAGCGCCCACCGACCCCCAGCCGTGGTGGAGGGTCGACCTCCAGGCCGACCGGTGGATCGGCTCCGTGGTCCTCTACAACCGCACCGATTGCTGCTCGACGCGGCTGTCGAACTTCAAGCTGCTGGTCTCGAGCGATGGAGTGACCTGGCAGGAGTACTACCACGCGGGCGCGGCGGGCCCGGTGACGACCCTGGCGGTGAACCGCTACGGCCGGCACGTGAAGATCCAGCTCGCTGGACCCGATCCGCTCAGCCTGGCCGAAGTCCAGGTCTTCTGA
- a CDS encoding peptidylprolyl isomerase, giving the protein MAQSKKGGSTNAGGEKAAGSKPPSSGKSAGPAKVVLMAEQVPVVSSVSSGPVPLPEVKAPSTEGIEVTVPAPPPLGEDALIRRFHELARALAEVRERKEGEEVVLGDDVQLDVLGYANGQLIPFSIRIDYWMELAPQEMLPGFADAIAGSAVGDSLKIDLVLPANYPVESLRGTPASFLVDLVGAREVKMPDTDSDEFLRKLGRGDTHEEVMESIANELLDEQADVLWLDAQNMVLDELASRTQVEIPPTLVDEEIRRRWMAAEGEALEEKEFSPEEKQEALDLWMKDPATRADVERRLRISLALKAVAAKDKLELRPEKAFEVLEDSAVAFGLTSAQLREALVDPKAASQLQNVAWHLMAVEHVMNKAKVHFEGA; this is encoded by the coding sequence GTGGCACAGAGCAAGAAGGGTGGAAGCACGAACGCCGGCGGCGAGAAGGCCGCTGGCTCGAAGCCCCCCAGCAGTGGCAAGTCCGCGGGTCCCGCCAAGGTCGTCTTGATGGCGGAGCAGGTTCCCGTCGTTTCCTCCGTGAGCAGCGGCCCCGTGCCGCTGCCCGAGGTGAAGGCTCCTTCGACGGAGGGCATCGAGGTCACGGTGCCCGCACCTCCGCCGCTCGGCGAGGATGCGCTCATCCGCCGCTTCCATGAGCTGGCCCGCGCCCTCGCGGAGGTCCGGGAGCGCAAGGAGGGCGAGGAGGTGGTGCTGGGCGATGACGTGCAGCTCGACGTCCTCGGCTACGCCAATGGCCAGCTCATCCCCTTCAGCATCCGCATCGACTATTGGATGGAGCTGGCGCCCCAGGAGATGCTCCCCGGCTTCGCCGACGCCATCGCGGGCTCGGCCGTGGGCGACAGCCTGAAGATCGATCTGGTGCTGCCCGCCAACTACCCGGTGGAGTCGCTGCGCGGAACGCCGGCGAGCTTCCTGGTGGACCTGGTGGGAGCCCGTGAAGTGAAGATGCCCGACACCGACTCGGACGAGTTCCTGCGCAAGCTGGGCCGCGGGGACACGCACGAGGAGGTGATGGAGTCCATCGCCAACGAGCTGCTCGACGAGCAGGCCGACGTGCTGTGGCTGGATGCGCAGAACATGGTGCTGGACGAGCTGGCCTCCCGCACCCAGGTGGAGATCCCCCCTACCCTCGTCGATGAGGAGATCCGCCGCCGCTGGATGGCGGCCGAGGGAGAGGCGCTGGAGGAGAAGGAGTTCTCGCCCGAGGAGAAGCAGGAAGCGCTGGACCTGTGGATGAAGGATCCAGCCACGCGGGCGGACGTGGAGCGGCGCCTGCGCATCTCCCTGGCGCTGAAGGCCGTGGCCGCGAAGGACAAGCTGGAGCTGAGGCCCGAGAAGGCCTTCGAGGTGCTCGAGGACTCGGCGGTTGCCTTTGGCCTGACGTCCGCGCAGCTGCGCGAGGCCCTGGTGGACCCGAAGGCGGCGAGCCAGCTCCAGAACGTGGCCTGGCACCTGATGGCCGTGGAACACGTGATGAACAAGGCCAAGGTCCACTTCGAAGGGGCCTGA
- the fusA gene encoding elongation factor G: MSRTTRIERYRNIGIMAHIDAGKTTLTERILFFTGRIHAMGEVHDGATEMDWMPQEKQRGITITSAATTASWKPMRGPFAGTAHRINILDTPGHVDFTIEVERSLRVLDGAVAVFDASQGVEPQSETVWHQADRHGVPRIAFLNKMDKVGADFAMCVRSIQQRLDANPVPVQLPIGAGPEFRGLVDLPRMRALFFDEETGVPTEGEIPAELLAEAEALRLRLIEACAEVDGTVMRKYVEGRLADLTEEELERALRMGTLQRRLVPVLCGAAFKNKGVQMLLDGIVNYLPAPSDLPAVEGETPDTRVRVTRPANAEEPLCAIVFKLMHDKAVGSIVFLRVYSGTLRTGMAVLNTRQQRRERVGRLMFMHANKREEVDEVHAGDICAALNLKGVRTGDTLCAPEAPVVLESLHCPEPVIQLAIEARSRADQQKMEDGLARLASEDPSLHVEVDPETGQRLLSGMGELHLEIIVDRLRTEYGVEARVGQPKVAWRETLLQKVRQEYRHVRQTGGPGQYAHVVLEVAPAPRGSGLVFVDDTHGGVIPKELVPAIEKGVAGAMQRGVLAGYPMVDVEVHLVDGSTHVRDSTPQAFTMAGSLAFQEAARRAGVQLLEPVMDVEVTTPEEFLGEVLGDLSARRGRVRGMEGTGTVRRVSALVPMAHLFGYVTSLRGRTQGRATATLRLASYEPVPDALRDSLLAAAHQ; this comes from the coding sequence ATGTCTCGCACCACTCGAATCGAGCGCTACCGCAACATCGGCATCATGGCCCACATCGACGCGGGCAAGACCACGCTGACCGAGCGCATCCTCTTCTTCACCGGCCGCATCCACGCCATGGGCGAGGTGCACGACGGCGCGACGGAGATGGACTGGATGCCGCAGGAGAAGCAGCGCGGCATCACCATCACCTCGGCGGCCACCACCGCCTCCTGGAAGCCGATGCGGGGGCCCTTCGCGGGCACCGCGCACCGCATCAACATCCTGGACACGCCGGGACACGTGGACTTCACCATCGAGGTGGAGCGCTCCCTGCGCGTCCTGGATGGAGCGGTGGCGGTGTTCGACGCCAGCCAGGGCGTGGAGCCCCAGTCCGAGACGGTGTGGCACCAGGCCGACCGGCATGGCGTGCCGCGCATCGCCTTCCTCAACAAGATGGACAAGGTGGGCGCGGACTTCGCCATGTGCGTGCGGTCCATCCAGCAGCGGCTGGACGCCAACCCCGTGCCGGTGCAGCTGCCCATCGGGGCCGGCCCGGAGTTTCGAGGACTCGTGGACCTGCCGCGCATGCGGGCCCTCTTCTTCGACGAGGAGACGGGGGTGCCCACCGAGGGAGAGATACCCGCGGAGCTGCTCGCGGAGGCGGAGGCCCTGCGCCTGCGCCTCATCGAGGCCTGCGCGGAGGTGGATGGCACGGTGATGCGGAAGTACGTGGAGGGACGCCTGGCGGACCTCACCGAAGAGGAGCTGGAGCGCGCGCTGCGCATGGGCACCCTCCAGCGGCGGCTGGTGCCTGTGCTGTGCGGGGCGGCTTTCAAGAACAAGGGTGTGCAGATGCTGTTGGATGGAATCGTCAACTACCTGCCCGCTCCGTCGGACCTGCCGGCGGTGGAGGGCGAGACTCCGGACACCCGGGTGCGCGTCACCCGTCCGGCCAACGCGGAGGAGCCGCTGTGCGCGATCGTCTTCAAGCTCATGCACGACAAGGCCGTGGGGAGCATCGTGTTCCTGCGCGTCTACTCGGGCACCCTGCGCACGGGCATGGCCGTGCTCAACACCCGCCAGCAGCGCCGCGAGCGCGTGGGACGGCTCATGTTCATGCATGCCAACAAGCGCGAGGAGGTGGACGAGGTGCATGCCGGCGACATCTGCGCGGCGCTCAACCTCAAGGGGGTGCGCACCGGCGACACGCTGTGCGCGCCGGAGGCTCCCGTGGTGTTGGAGTCGCTCCACTGCCCCGAGCCCGTCATCCAGCTCGCCATCGAGGCGCGCTCTCGGGCGGACCAGCAGAAGATGGAGGACGGACTGGCGAGGCTCGCCTCGGAGGATCCGTCCCTGCACGTGGAGGTGGACCCGGAGACCGGACAGCGGTTGCTGTCCGGCATGGGAGAGCTGCATCTGGAGATCATCGTGGACCGACTGAGGACCGAGTACGGCGTGGAGGCGCGCGTGGGCCAGCCCAAGGTGGCCTGGCGCGAGACGCTGCTCCAGAAGGTGCGCCAGGAGTACCGCCACGTCCGGCAGACCGGCGGGCCGGGACAGTACGCCCATGTGGTGCTGGAGGTGGCTCCGGCGCCGCGCGGCTCGGGGCTCGTCTTCGTGGATGACACGCACGGCGGCGTCATCCCCAAGGAGCTCGTCCCGGCCATCGAGAAGGGCGTGGCCGGCGCCATGCAGCGGGGAGTGCTCGCGGGCTACCCGATGGTGGACGTGGAGGTGCACCTGGTGGACGGAAGCACGCACGTGCGTGACTCCACGCCCCAGGCGTTCACGATGGCCGGCTCACTGGCCTTCCAGGAGGCGGCTCGCCGCGCGGGCGTGCAGTTGCTGGAGCCCGTGATGGACGTGGAGGTCACCACGCCGGAGGAGTTCCTGGGCGAGGTGCTCGGGGACCTGTCGGCGAGGCGCGGGCGGGTGCGAGGGATGGAGGGCACGGGCACGGTGCGGCGCGTCTCCGCGCTGGTGCCCATGGCGCACCTCTTCGGCTACGTGACGAGCCTGCGTGGCCGGACACAGGGACGCGCCACGGCCACCCTGCGCCTGGCCTCCTACGAGCCGGTCCCCGATGCACTGCGGGACTCGCTCCTGGCGGCGGCGCATCAGTAG
- a CDS encoding lectin-like protein → MRQIRTSGSVPRHLLLGLAALIWSGCGELPDAAEGLDAVSPLPEQRAALSSTDRCAPTPAAQSSSGDTVHYRYSSARSWDAAKADCAAMGGRLAVPMSSSDNESIRSINGGELVHIGFRQSSGQSSPGSGWLTVEGDTPTYVNWNTGEPNDGDRYENGNQNCGRMWADGTWDDISCSSSSSHYVCEFGAQPVTCGGGATCSMATDSTYRCQCPAGQRYDVENNACFGGPISIEVNSLNVDQAASGNVFVNFPLKARVGLKGTGNTNSLVVSLGLMQKPSGPNPTQAELESLQSCLVAGTRITLPGDGSQQFVDLEGIVPPECLAGAPQRAANFFVLLDGADENTTEEDKWLVFNEKEAQTPIGQACKTREPATGVERTGCVINVTVRPPPGTDIALLEASPDSSVIVLDPPGQPSDVSSGGSEAPRPLFIAGIGVAAFGRDFDEANSSSLPGAVDFAYDIIASPDVGNVGWKRLEANPEALHAPIGNLKPGEALQLDARLHPTPEFRTLTSPGGPWAASIDYQVRACAMVPFPEFGDPLIAGPDGHANNCKVFSVRLVRGNYSSSSASSYDVSKTYSNSWGSSSTIQLSLSGGSTNTFNLTGASTDNEAKASIKGFFGSFDMAQAWGDASATVSPAQASLDTGFKVFGVSLLSYSKSAGSVTYSYDKSYSKEKCLTYSYGVVVATIDISGCFTASAGFDMGVTASATSISAQVRPYVQASLSVSGTLNLTLYKATLSASITVLGFNTQDSDGVSAGLSFVINSTSPLKLTIAYDTDARFRISTLDGSIDLTIEQLEANWCKKKVWGIKVYYVCWSYDTLAEYNLFSYDGYSFTSTLLDRSGSAITLQ, encoded by the coding sequence ATGCGCCAAATCAGAACGTCAGGCTCCGTGCCACGCCATCTCCTGCTGGGGCTGGCGGCGCTCATCTGGAGCGGTTGCGGCGAGCTTCCGGACGCGGCGGAGGGACTCGACGCCGTGTCTCCGCTCCCGGAGCAGCGCGCGGCCCTCAGCTCCACCGACCGTTGCGCACCGACCCCCGCGGCCCAGTCCTCCAGTGGCGACACGGTGCACTACCGCTACTCCTCCGCCAGGAGCTGGGATGCCGCCAAGGCGGACTGCGCGGCCATGGGCGGCCGGCTCGCCGTGCCGATGAGCTCGAGCGACAACGAGTCCATCCGTTCCATCAACGGTGGCGAGCTCGTGCACATCGGTTTCCGTCAGAGCAGCGGCCAGTCCAGTCCGGGCTCCGGCTGGCTCACCGTGGAGGGCGATACCCCCACCTACGTCAACTGGAACACGGGCGAGCCCAATGACGGAGACCGTTACGAGAACGGCAACCAGAACTGCGGCCGGATGTGGGCCGATGGCACCTGGGACGACATCTCCTGCTCCTCGTCCTCGAGCCACTACGTGTGCGAGTTCGGCGCGCAGCCCGTCACGTGTGGCGGCGGCGCCACCTGCTCCATGGCCACTGACTCCACCTACCGCTGCCAGTGCCCCGCGGGCCAGCGCTACGACGTGGAGAACAATGCCTGCTTCGGTGGCCCGATCTCCATCGAGGTCAACAGCCTGAACGTGGACCAGGCCGCCAGCGGCAATGTCTTCGTCAACTTCCCGCTCAAGGCCCGGGTGGGTCTCAAGGGCACCGGCAACACCAACAGCCTGGTGGTCTCGCTCGGCCTCATGCAGAAGCCCAGTGGCCCCAACCCCACGCAGGCGGAGCTGGAGAGCCTGCAGAGCTGTCTGGTGGCGGGCACCCGCATCACCCTCCCGGGTGACGGCAGCCAGCAGTTCGTCGACCTCGAGGGCATCGTCCCGCCCGAGTGTCTGGCGGGCGCGCCGCAGCGTGCCGCCAACTTCTTCGTCCTGCTCGACGGCGCCGACGAGAACACCACCGAGGAGGACAAGTGGCTCGTCTTCAACGAGAAGGAGGCCCAGACGCCCATCGGTCAGGCCTGCAAGACGCGGGAGCCCGCGACGGGCGTGGAGCGGACGGGCTGCGTCATCAACGTGACCGTCCGGCCTCCGCCGGGCACCGACATCGCCCTGCTCGAGGCCTCCCCGGACTCGTCGGTGATCGTGCTCGATCCGCCGGGCCAGCCCTCGGACGTGTCCTCGGGTGGCTCCGAGGCTCCTCGGCCCCTGTTCATCGCCGGCATCGGCGTCGCCGCCTTCGGCCGTGACTTCGACGAGGCCAACTCCTCCTCCCTGCCCGGCGCGGTGGACTTCGCCTACGACATCATCGCCTCGCCGGATGTCGGCAACGTCGGATGGAAGCGGCTCGAGGCCAACCCCGAGGCCCTCCATGCGCCCATTGGCAACCTGAAGCCGGGTGAGGCGCTTCAGCTCGACGCGCGGCTGCACCCCACCCCGGAGTTCCGCACGCTCACCAGCCCCGGTGGCCCCTGGGCGGCCTCCATCGACTACCAGGTGCGTGCCTGCGCCATGGTGCCCTTCCCGGAGTTCGGCGATCCCCTGATCGCGGGTCCGGACGGCCACGCCAACAACTGCAAGGTGTTCTCCGTCCGCCTGGTGCGTGGCAACTACTCGTCGAGCTCGGCCTCGTCGTATGACGTGTCCAAGACCTACAGCAACTCCTGGGGCTCCTCGAGCACCATCCAGCTCTCCCTCTCGGGCGGCTCGACGAACACCTTCAATCTCACCGGTGCCTCTACGGACAACGAGGCCAAGGCCTCCATCAAGGGCTTCTTCGGCAGCTTCGACATGGCCCAGGCCTGGGGTGATGCCTCCGCCACCGTCTCGCCCGCCCAGGCCTCGTTGGACACCGGCTTCAAGGTCTTCGGTGTCTCGCTGCTGAGCTACAGCAAGTCCGCAGGCTCGGTCACCTACTCGTACGACAAGAGCTACTCGAAGGAAAAGTGCCTCACCTACTCGTACGGAGTCGTGGTCGCCACCATCGACATCTCGGGTTGTTTCACCGCCTCGGCCGGATTCGACATGGGCGTCACCGCGTCGGCCACCAGCATCTCCGCGCAGGTCCGCCCCTACGTCCAGGCCAGCCTCAGCGTGAGCGGCACGCTCAACCTCACCCTTTACAAGGCCACCCTCTCCGCCTCCATCACCGTCCTCGGCTTCAATACCCAGGACAGTGATGGCGTCTCCGCCGGGCTCTCCTTCGTCATCAACAGCACCAGCCCCCTCAAGCTCACCATCGCCTACGACACGGATGCGCGCTTCCGCATCTCCACGCTCGACGGGAGCATCGACCTGACCATCGAGCAGCTCGAGGCCAACTGGTGCAAGAAGAAGGTGTGGGGCATCAAGGTCTACTACGTGTGCTGGAGCTACGACACGCTCGCTGAATACAACCTGTTCAGCTACGACGGTTACTCCTTCACCTCCACGCTGCTGGACCGAAGCGGCTCGGCCATCACCCTGCAGTAG
- a CDS encoding DUF6209 family protein — MSSKLCAFVLPLLIATSAVAETPVISFPVSGSYTVTGTLRAGQPLTIHYALDRLKKCRATYSGMDTWLIAVEYRFDYGTFQEAYVTNTSGYRREPVPATITAPAGARTLELRFRNWDRGGCVAYDPSSWPIYTFTLQQ; from the coding sequence TTGTCGTCCAAGCTCTGCGCGTTCGTTCTTCCCCTGCTGATCGCCACCTCGGCCGTGGCGGAGACCCCGGTCATCTCCTTCCCGGTGAGTGGCTCCTATACGGTGACGGGTACCCTGCGTGCCGGTCAGCCGCTCACCATCCACTACGCGCTCGACCGGCTGAAGAAGTGCCGCGCGACGTACAGCGGCATGGACACCTGGCTCATCGCCGTCGAGTACCGCTTCGATTACGGCACCTTCCAGGAGGCCTACGTGACCAACACGAGCGGGTACAGGCGCGAGCCGGTTCCGGCCACGATCACCGCGCCGGCCGGTGCACGCACCCTGGAGCTGCGGTTCAGGAACTGGGACCGTGGGGGCTGCGTCGCCTATGACCCGAGCTCCTGGCCCATCTACACGTTCACGCTCCAGCAGTAA
- a CDS encoding glycosyl hydrolase family 18 protein: MSFKTVLGNRYVGAQNNGGGAVIATATTAQAWEKFSVDDINGGALESGDTIFISAGTGQYFQAANGGGSTLNAASSNRLGWETFRIVKQSGSGAIANGDIVGLQTVTTGHWVSAENGGGGTVFAYGAALGPWEQLTISGLPSSQPPPPSGTRVVGYLPNWYGSYASWVSKVDFAKLTHVNLAFALGDANGRLQLAPASDLATFVNAAHARGVKVFPSLCGGGGDSRITPFYQPDKVDAFVDEIINFVVSNNMDGIDVDVEAPDRMGAAYDTFIAKLIAKARPRGLPVTAAVSQWMQYGMSDTTLRSFDFITIMSYDNAGTWTGPGEHSSYSQAVTALSYYENKGVPRNKIVLGVPFYGYCWGNCGNGQSSSYVLYKDILARYPNAWNSDWINADGAQYSYNGLATLRSKTALAKQYGGIMIWELAGDVSTSSDQSLLRAIDGALH; this comes from the coding sequence GTGAGCTTCAAGACGGTGCTCGGCAACCGATACGTGGGCGCTCAAAACAACGGGGGCGGCGCTGTCATCGCGACGGCGACGACCGCGCAAGCGTGGGAGAAGTTCTCGGTCGACGACATCAACGGCGGGGCCCTCGAGAGTGGGGACACGATCTTCATCTCCGCGGGCACCGGCCAGTATTTCCAGGCCGCGAACGGGGGCGGCTCCACGCTGAACGCCGCCAGCTCGAATCGGCTCGGCTGGGAGACGTTCCGCATCGTCAAGCAGAGCGGGAGCGGCGCGATCGCCAACGGCGACATCGTCGGCCTGCAGACGGTGACGACGGGCCACTGGGTGTCCGCGGAGAACGGCGGCGGCGGCACGGTGTTCGCGTATGGCGCCGCGCTCGGCCCGTGGGAGCAGTTGACGATCTCCGGCCTGCCCTCGAGCCAGCCCCCGCCGCCCTCGGGGACGCGCGTCGTGGGTTACCTGCCGAACTGGTACGGCTCCTACGCCAGCTGGGTCAGCAAGGTGGACTTCGCCAAGCTCACGCATGTGAACCTCGCGTTCGCCCTGGGCGACGCGAACGGGCGCCTCCAGCTGGCACCGGCCAGCGACCTCGCGACGTTCGTGAACGCCGCGCATGCCCGGGGCGTGAAGGTGTTCCCCTCGCTCTGTGGTGGCGGAGGAGACAGTCGAATCACGCCCTTCTACCAGCCCGACAAGGTCGATGCCTTCGTGGATGAGATCATCAACTTCGTGGTCTCGAACAACATGGACGGAATCGACGTGGACGTGGAGGCGCCGGATCGCATGGGCGCGGCGTACGACACGTTCATCGCGAAGCTGATCGCGAAGGCTCGCCCGCGCGGTCTTCCCGTGACGGCCGCCGTCTCGCAGTGGATGCAGTATGGCATGTCGGACACGACGCTGCGTTCATTCGATTTCATCACCATCATGTCCTACGACAACGCGGGCACCTGGACGGGCCCCGGTGAGCACTCGAGTTACTCGCAGGCGGTGACCGCGCTTTCCTACTACGAGAACAAGGGCGTTCCGCGGAACAAGATCGTGCTCGGGGTGCCCTTCTACGGGTATTGCTGGGGCAATTGTGGGAACGGACAGAGCAGCTCGTACGTGCTCTACAAAGACATCCTGGCGCGCTACCCGAACGCCTGGAACTCGGATTGGATCAACGCCGACGGAGCCCAGTATTCGTATAACGGGCTCGCGACGCTGCGCTCGAAGACGGCCCTGGCGAAGCAGTACGGTGGGATCATGATCTGGGAGCTGGCCGGAGACGTGAGCACTTCGAGCGATCAGTCCCTGCTCCGCGCCATCGACGGCGCGCTGCACTGA